In Sparus aurata chromosome 2, fSpaAur1.1, whole genome shotgun sequence, a single genomic region encodes these proteins:
- the tex12 gene encoding uncharacterized protein tex12, with translation MKEATAMAGKLTAPEFKRRAVNNNEGPKKTTSQEMEHTLANQDKSPPKKKKAPPKPSTVESADLFEASTAGFNCCGEVHMLLSTFVEVLSERAAADTSQMKKLEGSLAEARKLESYLKEKKNHLRQTLALISDKLQG, from the exons ATGAAAGAAGCAACAGCGATGGCAGGAAAACTGACCGCACCAGAGTTCAAAAGGAGGGCAGTGAACAACAACGAGGGCCCTAAAAAGACAACATCACAAGAG ATGGAACATACGCTTGCAAATCAAGACAAATCTCCaccgaaaaagaaaaaagctccaCCTAAACCATCCACTGTTGAGTCAGCAGATTTATTTGAAGCTTCAACTGCAG gGTTCAATTGTTGTGGAGAGGTCCACATGCTGTTGTCAACATTTGTTGAAGTGTTAAG tgagagagctgcagcagataCCTCCCAGATGAAGAAGCTGGAGGGCAGTTTAGCAGAAGCCCGAAAGCTTGAGTCCTACcttaaagagaagaaaaaccaTCTGAGGCAAACATTGGCTCTGATTTCTGACAAACTGCAGGGTTAA